The proteins below are encoded in one region of Sminthopsis crassicaudata isolate SCR6 chromosome 1, ASM4859323v1, whole genome shotgun sequence:
- the LOC141556790 gene encoding uncharacterized protein LOC141556790 isoform X2 produces MDPESLRPPQEWVTFRDVAVDFTQEEWGLLDPPQKELYKGVMLENARNLLSLGLPVPREDVISYFEQREVPWMLHPEGRRSCPPEKEIRLEMKEHITKQSLSVIESLKPRFISDGPANFTWQEICDEPEKLHIGEKSYEDKRIGKAFMESGALTRYLQRIYTGKKHYECNLCGKAFTQRGPLTAHQRIHSGEKPYKCNQCGKAFTQMGPLTAHQRTHTGEKPYKCNQCGKAFTQRGALTGHQRIHTGENLYECNQCGKTFKYKHSLPVHQRIHNEDKPYECNECGKAFRQKGALNVHQRSHIREKPYKCNQCGKAFTNQRALTVHQRIHTGEKPYECNQCAKTFRKKDILIVHQRIHTKEKPYECTQCGKVFRQRGALTVHQRIHTGEKPYECNQCGKAFTQRGALTGHQRIHTGENPFECNQCGKTFAQKGTLTAHQRIHTGEKPYECNQCGKTFRDKGALTAHKRIHTGEKPYECNQCGKTFRDKGALTAHKRIHTGEKPYECNQCGKTFREKRILIGHQRIHTGEKLYEYNQCGKAFRYKSDWFLPVL; encoded by the exons GAGTGGGTGACATTCAgggatgtggctgtggactttACCCAGGAGGAGTGGGGCCTCTTGGACCCTCCTCAGAAGGAGCTGTACAAGGGGGTCATGCTGGAGAATGCCCGGAACCTGCTGTCCCTGG GGCTTCCAGTTCCCAGAGAAGATGTGATCTCTTATTTTGAGCAAAGGGAAGTACCTTGGATGCTGCACCCAGAAGGCCGGAGGAGCTGCCCTCCAG aaaaagAGATCAGACTTGAAATGAAGGAACATATCACAAAGCAAAGCCTTTCAGTGATAGAATCTCTCAAGCCAAGATTCATCAGTGATGGTCCTGCTAACTTCACTTGGCAAGAGATCTGTGATGAACCTGAGAAGCTCCACATTGGAGAGAAATCTTATGAAGATAAGCGAATTGGAAAGGCTTTCATGGAAAGTGGAGCTCTTACTAGATATTTACAGAGAATTTATACTGGAAAGAAACATTATGAATGTAACctgtgtggaaaggcttttacacaaAGGGGACCTCTTACAGcacatcagagaattcattctGGGGaaaaaccctataaatgtaaccagtgtgggAAGGCTTTTACACAAATGGGACCTCTTACAGCACATCAGAGAAcccacactggggagaaaccttataaatgtaaccagtgtggaaaggcttttacacaaAGGGGAGCTCTTACTGGACATCAGAggatccacactggagagaaccTTTATGAATgcaatcaatgtggaaagactttcaaatataagcaTAGTCTTCCTGTTCATCAGCGAATCCACAATGAAGACAAACCTTATGAATGCAAtgagtgtggaaaggcttttagacaaAAGGGGGCTCTTAATGTACATCAGAGAAGCCACATTAGggagaagccttataaatgtaaccagtgtggaaaggcttttacaaatCAGAGagctcttactgtacatcagagaatccacactggggagaaaccttatgaatgtaaccagtgtgcaAAGACTTTTAGGAAAAAGGATAttcttattgtacatcagagaatccacactaaagagaaaccttatgaatgtaccCAGTGTGGAAAGGTTTTTAGACAAAGGGGtgctcttactgtacatcagagaatccacactggggagaaaccttatgaatgtaaccagtgtggaaaggcttttacacaaAGGGGAGCTCTTACaggacatcagagaatccacactggagagaacccctttgaatgtaatcagtgtggaaagacttttgcACAAAAGGGAACTCTTACTGCacatcaaagaatccacactggagagaaaccttatgaatgtaaccagtgtggaaagacttttagagaCAAGGGAGCTCTTACTGCACataagagaatccacactggagagaaaccttatgaatgtaaccagtgtggaaagacttttagggACAAGGGAGCTCTTACTGCACataagagaatccacactggagagaaaccttatgaatgtaaccaatgtggaaagacttttagggAAAAGAGAATTCTTAttggacatcagagaatccatactggagagaaactttatgaatataaccagtgtggaaaggcttttagataCAAATCTGATTGGTTTTTACCAGTTCTGTGA
- the LOC141556790 gene encoding uncharacterized protein LOC141556790 isoform X1 produces MYELFLPLPHLCILWFIFIEVPYVTNEWVTFRDVAVDFTQEEWGLLDPPQKELYKGVMLENARNLLSLGLPVPREDVISYFEQREVPWMLHPEGRRSCPPEKEIRLEMKEHITKQSLSVIESLKPRFISDGPANFTWQEICDEPEKLHIGEKSYEDKRIGKAFMESGALTRYLQRIYTGKKHYECNLCGKAFTQRGPLTAHQRIHSGEKPYKCNQCGKAFTQMGPLTAHQRTHTGEKPYKCNQCGKAFTQRGALTGHQRIHTGENLYECNQCGKTFKYKHSLPVHQRIHNEDKPYECNECGKAFRQKGALNVHQRSHIREKPYKCNQCGKAFTNQRALTVHQRIHTGEKPYECNQCAKTFRKKDILIVHQRIHTKEKPYECTQCGKVFRQRGALTVHQRIHTGEKPYECNQCGKAFTQRGALTGHQRIHTGENPFECNQCGKTFAQKGTLTAHQRIHTGEKPYECNQCGKTFRDKGALTAHKRIHTGEKPYECNQCGKTFRDKGALTAHKRIHTGEKPYECNQCGKTFREKRILIGHQRIHTGEKLYEYNQCGKAFRYKSDWFLPVL; encoded by the exons GAGTGGGTGACATTCAgggatgtggctgtggactttACCCAGGAGGAGTGGGGCCTCTTGGACCCTCCTCAGAAGGAGCTGTACAAGGGGGTCATGCTGGAGAATGCCCGGAACCTGCTGTCCCTGG GGCTTCCAGTTCCCAGAGAAGATGTGATCTCTTATTTTGAGCAAAGGGAAGTACCTTGGATGCTGCACCCAGAAGGCCGGAGGAGCTGCCCTCCAG aaaaagAGATCAGACTTGAAATGAAGGAACATATCACAAAGCAAAGCCTTTCAGTGATAGAATCTCTCAAGCCAAGATTCATCAGTGATGGTCCTGCTAACTTCACTTGGCAAGAGATCTGTGATGAACCTGAGAAGCTCCACATTGGAGAGAAATCTTATGAAGATAAGCGAATTGGAAAGGCTTTCATGGAAAGTGGAGCTCTTACTAGATATTTACAGAGAATTTATACTGGAAAGAAACATTATGAATGTAACctgtgtggaaaggcttttacacaaAGGGGACCTCTTACAGcacatcagagaattcattctGGGGaaaaaccctataaatgtaaccagtgtgggAAGGCTTTTACACAAATGGGACCTCTTACAGCACATCAGAGAAcccacactggggagaaaccttataaatgtaaccagtgtggaaaggcttttacacaaAGGGGAGCTCTTACTGGACATCAGAggatccacactggagagaaccTTTATGAATgcaatcaatgtggaaagactttcaaatataagcaTAGTCTTCCTGTTCATCAGCGAATCCACAATGAAGACAAACCTTATGAATGCAAtgagtgtggaaaggcttttagacaaAAGGGGGCTCTTAATGTACATCAGAGAAGCCACATTAGggagaagccttataaatgtaaccagtgtggaaaggcttttacaaatCAGAGagctcttactgtacatcagagaatccacactggggagaaaccttatgaatgtaaccagtgtgcaAAGACTTTTAGGAAAAAGGATAttcttattgtacatcagagaatccacactaaagagaaaccttatgaatgtaccCAGTGTGGAAAGGTTTTTAGACAAAGGGGtgctcttactgtacatcagagaatccacactggggagaaaccttatgaatgtaaccagtgtggaaaggcttttacacaaAGGGGAGCTCTTACaggacatcagagaatccacactggagagaacccctttgaatgtaatcagtgtggaaagacttttgcACAAAAGGGAACTCTTACTGCacatcaaagaatccacactggagagaaaccttatgaatgtaaccagtgtggaaagacttttagagaCAAGGGAGCTCTTACTGCACataagagaatccacactggagagaaaccttatgaatgtaaccagtgtggaaagacttttagggACAAGGGAGCTCTTACTGCACataagagaatccacactggagagaaaccttatgaatgtaaccaatgtggaaagacttttagggAAAAGAGAATTCTTAttggacatcagagaatccatactggagagaaactttatgaatataaccagtgtggaaaggcttttagataCAAATCTGATTGGTTTTTACCAGTTCTGTGA